Proteins encoded by one window of Fusobacterium sp.:
- a CDS encoding beta-1,6-N-acetylglucosaminyltransferase, translating to MKVAYCIVCHKFNNILKKCVELLCNENCDIYVHIDKKSDIEKFKKLENKTIFIKNRVSIFWGHYSQIEATLELLNSTRNKKYDYIFLLSGDDLPLKTNEYIEKFLEKNKGKEFIDIKECPINFIERRIKRISSVIDCKRDKNFIEKKYSKLMRSLRKIFKIENKYFKELPKIYHGSNWFGITSQCRDYIFHYLTENPNYIKAFEYTKCGDEEFFQTLIMDTPFKEKIYIKKGVNSNLRYIDWETGPEYPKILNENNYKKILGSEYLFGRKFDESLDMEKFNEFYKKNSIGEQLK from the coding sequence TTGAAGGTAGCATATTGTATAGTTTGCCATAAGTTTAATAATATTTTAAAAAAATGTGTTGAATTATTATGTAATGAAAATTGTGACATATATGTTCATATTGATAAAAAAAGTGATATAGAAAAATTTAAAAAATTAGAAAATAAAACTATCTTTATAAAAAACAGAGTTTCTATTTTTTGGGGACATTATTCTCAAATAGAAGCAACATTAGAATTATTAAATTCTACCAGAAATAAAAAATATGACTATATTTTTTTACTTTCTGGAGATGATTTGCCTCTAAAAACAAACGAATATATAGAAAAATTTTTGGAGAAAAACAAAGGAAAAGAATTTATAGATATTAAGGAGTGCCCTATAAATTTTATTGAGAGGAGAATTAAGAGGATATCTTCAGTAATTGATTGTAAAAGAGATAAAAATTTTATTGAGAAAAAATATAGTAAACTTATGAGATCACTTAGAAAAATATTTAAAATAGAAAATAAATATTTTAAAGAACTTCCAAAGATTTATCATGGAAGTAACTGGTTTGGAATAACAAGTCAATGTAGAGATTATATTTTTCATTATTTAACTGAAAATCCCAATTATATAAAAGCTTTTGAATATACTAAATGTGGTGATGAAGAATTTTTTCAAACTTTAATTATGGATACACCATTTAAAGAAAAGATTTATATAAAAAAAGGAGTAAATTCTAATTTAAGATATATAGATTGGGAAACAGGACCAGAATATCCAAAAATTTTAAATGAAAATAATTATAAAAAAATATTGGGAAGTGAATATTTATTTGGAAGAAAATTTGATGAAAGTTTGGATATGGAAAAATTTAATGAATTTTATAAAAAAAATAGTATAGGAGAACAATTAAAGTAA